cttacaaactgagcagctgaaaggtctctctcctgtgtggagtctcatgtgtgactttaaatgtccactcagtctaaaagttttcttacaaattgagcagctgaaaggtctctctcctgtgtggagtctcatgtgtgactttaaatgtccactcagtgtaaaagttttcttacaaactgagcagctgaaaggtctctctcctgtgtggagtctcatgtgtgactttaaagctCCACTCTGTGTAAACGTTTTCGTACAAACTGAGCacctgaaaggtctctctcctgtgtggactctCATGTGTTCCTTTAACGTTCCACTCTGTGggaaagttttcttacaaactgagcagctgaaaggtctctctcctgtgtggaagCTCATATGTGACTTTAAATGTCCACTCCGTTtgaaagttttcttacaaactgagcagctgaaaggtttatCTCCTGTGTGGACTCTCATGTGTTCCTTTAACGTTCCACTCTGTGggaaagttttcttacaaactgagcagctgaaaggtctctctcctgtgtggagtctcatgtgtaactttaaatttccactcagtgtaaaagttttcttacaaactgagcagctgaaaagtttatctcctgtgtggactctcatgtgtgactttaaatttCCACTcaatgtaaaagttttcttacaaactgagcagctgaaaggtctctctcctgtgtggaagCTCATATGTGACTTTAAATGtccactctgtgtaaaagttttcttacaaactgagcagctgaaaagtttatctcctgtgtggactctcatgtgtgactttaaatgtccactctgtgtaaaagttttcttacaaactgagcagctgaaaggtctctctcctgtgtggactctcatgtgtgactttaaaattCCACTCtgtttaaaagttttcttacaaactgagcagctgaaaggtctctctcctgtgtggagtctcttgtgtgactttaaagttccACTCCGTGTAAAAGTGCGGCgatcttttttcaaacagttcaaacctgactgaggttctctggtctccttccaatcagcactgtcatcagtctcaggttcagaagagtctGCAGACTCATCCTCAGTATCAGGTTGTAAATGTGGATCTggatcagagttcctgtctggttctggtcctccacagtcctctccatcagcttctgtttccatctgttcagtttgtgtttgatgaagctgtgaggactgaggtttctcttcatcttcttcactcttcacagggacaggagtg
This genomic interval from Centropristis striata isolate RG_2023a ecotype Rhode Island chromosome 14, C.striata_1.0, whole genome shotgun sequence contains the following:
- the LOC131984800 gene encoding zinc finger protein 271-like, with the protein product MSKVQTVRALVEQRLTAAAEEIFGLFERTIAEYEEQLCRSKEKNERQQKLLDAVFNPQILLHRADVQQLSVSEDEFPSEQQERSCSLDQDQEEPEPPHIKEEQEELGSSQQGEQLQGLEEVDITKFTFTPVPVKSEEDEEKPQSSQLHQTQTEQMETEADGEDCGGPEPDRNSDPDPHLQPDTEDESADSSEPETDDSADWKETREPQSGLNCLKKDRRTFTRSGTLKSHKRLHTGERPFSCSVCKKTFKQSGILKSHMRVHTGERPFSCSVCKKTFTQSGHLKSHMRVHTGDKLFSCSVCKKTFTQSGHLKSHMSFHTGERPFSCSVCKKTFTLSGNLKSHMRVHTGDKLFSCSVCKKTFTLSGNLKLHMRLHTGERPFSCSVCKKTFPQSGTLKEHMRVHTGDKPFSCSVCKKTFKRSGHLKSHMSFHTGERPFSCSVCKKTFPQSGTLKEHMRVHTGERPFRCSVCTKTFTQSGALKSHMRLHTGERPFSCSVCKKTFTLSGHLKSHMRLHTGERPFSCSICKKTFRLSGHLKSHMRLHTGERPFSCSVCKKTFTLSGTLKSHMRVHTGDKLFSCSVCKKTFTLSGNLKSHMRLHTGERPFSCSVCKKTFPQSGTLKEHMRVHTGDKPFSCSVCKKTFKRSGHLKSHMSFHTGERPFSCSVCKKTFPQSGTLKEHMRVHTGERPFRCSVCTKTFTQSGALKSHMRLHTGERPFSCSVCKKTFRLSGNLKSHMRLHTGERPFSCSICKKTFRLSGHLKSHMRLHTGERPFSCSVCKKTFTLSGTLKSHMRLHTGEKPFSCSVCAESFTQSGYLKRHMRVHT